A genome region from Hydrogenoanaerobacterium saccharovorans includes the following:
- the nagE gene encoding N-acetylglucosamine-specific PTS transporter subunit IIBC has product MMKYLQRLGKSLMLPVACLPVAGILLGIGYWIDPTGWGANNVAALFLVKAGAALIDNMAILFTIGVAIGMADDRDGTAALSGLVSWLMIQTLLAPGVVEIITGAEANAAFGKINNQFIGILCGLIGASCYNRFKNTKLPDALAFFSGKRSVAIVTGLVTIVVALVLFFVWPFIYSALVAFGKAILVTGPIGAGIYAFFNRLLIPVGLHHALNSVFWFDVAGINDLGRFWGTAAEAGVKGVTGQYMVGFFPVMMFGLPGAALAMYHTAKTNKKKIAAGLLGAAALCSFLTGVTEPLEFAFMFLAPALYVVHAALAGVSAAICALLPVRAGFNFSAGFIDWVLSFKAPMAVNPWLLIPIGLVFFVIYYVLFRFMITKFNLKTPGREDDDIDEAEKSVRLSNKNFAEVAAIILEGVGGAENVTSVDNCITRLRLEVKDYTKVNEKKIKSSGVSGIIRPSKTNVQVIVGTQVQFVADEFSALMSVKQ; this is encoded by the coding sequence ATGATGAAGTATCTGCAAAGACTCGGAAAATCCCTGATGCTGCCGGTAGCATGTCTGCCTGTAGCAGGTATCCTGTTGGGCATTGGTTATTGGATTGACCCCACCGGTTGGGGCGCCAACAATGTGGCTGCTCTGTTCTTGGTAAAAGCGGGCGCCGCGTTGATTGACAACATGGCAATTTTGTTTACCATCGGTGTTGCCATTGGTATGGCGGATGACCGTGACGGAACGGCGGCATTATCCGGCTTGGTATCTTGGCTGATGATTCAAACTCTGCTTGCTCCCGGTGTTGTGGAAATTATCACAGGTGCAGAGGCAAATGCAGCTTTCGGTAAAATCAACAACCAATTTATCGGTATTCTCTGCGGCTTAATCGGTGCTTCATGCTATAACCGCTTTAAAAACACCAAGCTGCCCGATGCGCTGGCGTTCTTTAGCGGCAAACGCTCTGTGGCTATAGTTACCGGTTTGGTTACCATAGTAGTGGCGCTTGTTCTGTTCTTTGTATGGCCGTTTATTTACTCGGCACTGGTTGCTTTTGGTAAAGCAATTCTCGTAACAGGGCCAATCGGCGCAGGTATTTATGCGTTCTTTAACCGTCTGCTTATTCCCGTTGGTTTGCACCATGCCCTTAACTCGGTATTCTGGTTTGACGTTGCGGGTATTAACGACCTCGGCAGATTCTGGGGTACCGCTGCAGAAGCAGGTGTAAAAGGCGTAACCGGCCAGTACATGGTAGGTTTCTTCCCGGTTATGATGTTTGGTTTGCCCGGCGCGGCCTTGGCAATGTACCACACAGCAAAAACCAACAAGAAAAAAATTGCGGCAGGCCTGTTAGGCGCAGCAGCACTTTGCTCGTTCTTAACCGGTGTTACCGAGCCTTTGGAATTTGCATTTATGTTCCTTGCTCCGGCATTGTACGTTGTTCATGCTGCACTGGCAGGCGTTTCGGCTGCTATCTGTGCGCTGCTTCCTGTCAGAGCGGGCTTTAACTTCAGTGCAGGCTTTATTGACTGGGTACTTAGCTTTAAGGCTCCTATGGCGGTTAACCCTTGGTTGCTTATCCCCATCGGTCTCGTATTCTTTGTAATTTACTATGTTCTGTTCCGTTTCATGATCACCAAGTTTAATCTCAAAACCCCGGGCAGAGAAGATGATGACATAGACGAAGCAGAAAAATCCGTGAGACTTTCGAATAAAAACTTTGCGGAAGTAGCCGCAATTATTTTGGAAGGCGTCGGCGGAGCAGAGAATGTTACATCGGTTGATAACTGCATTACAAGATTGAGACTCGAAGTAAAAGATTATACCAAAGTGAACGAGAAGAAAATCAAATCTTCGGGCGTTTCCGGTATTATCAGGCCAAGTAAGACAAACGTACAGGTTATCGTAGGTACACAAGTACAGTTTGTAGCCGATGAGTTTAGCGCTTTAATGTCAGTAAAACAATAA
- a CDS encoding copper homeostasis protein CutC, whose translation MINNISVEICCGSLEDCLAAQSAGADCIELVTAHLLGGLTPSAGLLYKVKEKVRLPVSAIVRPRAAGFCYSDEDFEVMCRDAKEFARIGADGIVFGFLQPNGNLDYERCARFLDCVGDCTPVFHRAIDVVEDMLATAERLIGLGVKRILTSGGKENALAGAPTIRKLVQQCGDRIQILAGGGIRANNIAQVIAQTGVKMVHFSGTAYREDTSTCRNPNLNFGASVLPPNENFIVVNKNNISDIMTNI comes from the coding sequence ATGATAAATAATATTTCTGTGGAAATATGCTGCGGTTCATTAGAAGACTGCCTGGCGGCTCAAAGTGCAGGTGCAGACTGCATCGAATTGGTTACGGCACATTTACTGGGCGGGCTCACTCCGTCGGCAGGCTTGCTGTACAAGGTGAAAGAAAAAGTGCGGCTGCCTGTTTCGGCAATTGTCCGCCCGCGAGCAGCAGGTTTTTGCTACAGCGATGAAGATTTTGAAGTGATGTGCCGCGACGCAAAAGAGTTTGCACGCATTGGTGCGGATGGTATAGTGTTTGGCTTTTTACAGCCTAATGGCAATTTGGATTATGAGCGCTGTGCAAGGTTTTTAGATTGTGTCGGGGATTGTACCCCTGTGTTTCATCGCGCCATTGATGTTGTGGAGGATATGCTCGCAACGGCAGAGCGCTTAATCGGCTTGGGCGTAAAACGTATTCTTACCAGCGGCGGAAAAGAAAACGCCCTTGCAGGGGCACCTACTATCCGAAAATTGGTGCAGCAGTGCGGCGACCGTATTCAAATATTGGCGGGCGGAGGTATCCGAGCAAACAATATAGCACAGGTAATAGCCCAAACTGGGGTGAAAATGGTGCATTTCAGCGGTACAGCTTACCGCGAAGATACATCAACCTGCCGCAACCCAAACCTTAATTTCGGTGCTTCGGTTCTTCCACCAAACGAAAATTTTATTGTTGTAAATAAAAACAATATTAGTGATATTATGACAAATATTTGA
- a CDS encoding V-type ATPase subunit, with amino-acid sequence MLTSFSNKAIMTKAMSMYGKRMTNEQYMELLHKKTVAEIAAYLRDETGYSEALKGIQPTAIHRGQLEILLRKERFSRYLRLIHYDNSRNDSYYRYLIIEIEIEQILQMVQLLNSNRAEEYITQYPAFLEHSSRVNLMELAKVRSFDDLLRVLGDTPYGKLIMQCRPLGDELIDYTKCEVILMSYYYQHVEDIIDQSFRGKTRVHLHEIFQTHLELINISTVYRMKKFFPETKPENIAKCILPVWKRIPQKELDRLIAAPTAEDFLAEIAASPFAKFVGSDDFTFIEYSTSCINYHMSRRYLRFATDAPTVFTAYMSLCRIELGNITTIIEGVRYGVPPSEIKKMLIL; translated from the coding sequence ATGCTGACGTCTTTTTCCAACAAGGCGATTATGACAAAAGCAATGTCGATGTACGGCAAACGTATGACGAACGAACAATATATGGAGCTGCTCCATAAAAAAACAGTTGCAGAAATAGCCGCATATCTGCGCGATGAAACCGGCTACAGCGAGGCACTCAAAGGCATCCAGCCAACAGCCATACACAGGGGGCAGTTGGAGATTTTGCTGCGTAAAGAACGTTTTTCTCGCTACTTGAGATTGATTCATTACGACAACTCGCGTAACGACAGTTACTACCGCTATCTCATTATCGAGATTGAAATCGAGCAGATTTTACAAATGGTACAGTTGCTCAACTCAAACCGCGCCGAAGAATATATTACGCAGTACCCGGCATTTTTAGAGCATAGTTCGCGCGTGAACTTGATGGAGCTTGCAAAAGTACGCAGTTTTGACGATTTGCTGCGTGTATTGGGTGATACCCCTTACGGCAAACTGATTATGCAGTGTCGCCCGCTTGGGGATGAACTCATCGATTATACCAAGTGTGAGGTCATATTAATGTCCTACTACTATCAGCATGTAGAGGATATCATCGACCAATCTTTCCGCGGTAAAACACGCGTTCATCTGCATGAGATATTTCAAACACACTTGGAGCTGATTAATATCAGCACGGTTTATCGGATGAAAAAGTTTTTCCCCGAAACCAAGCCCGAAAACATCGCAAAATGCATTTTGCCGGTGTGGAAGCGCATCCCGCAAAAAGAGCTTGACAGGCTGATTGCCGCACCGACTGCAGAAGATTTTTTGGCTGAAATTGCTGCGTCTCCTTTTGCTAAATTTGTGGGCAGCGACGATTTTACTTTTATTGAGTACAGCACAAGCTGCATTAACTATCATATGAGCAGGCGCTATCTGCGTTTTGCTACCGATGCGCCCACAGTGTTTACCGCATATATGTCGTTATGCCGCATTGAACTTGGCAACATTACAACAATTATTGAGGGTGTGCGATATGGCGTTCCCCCCAGTGAGATTAAAAAAATGCTGATTCTGTGA